The Pelorhabdus rhamnosifermentans genome includes the window GCCTGCAATCAAATTTAACAGCGTTGATTTTCCGCGGCCATTGAGTCCAACAATTCCAACGCGATCATTACGCAAAACAATATAACTAAAATCTTGAATAACTGGGACTCCGTCAAAGCTCTTGCTTAGCCCTTCAATTTCAATAATCGTGCGGCCTAAACGAGAAGCTTGAGACTGAAGAGAAAGTTCATCACGCCCAATCTCCTTTGTATCCCCTTGAAGCGCCTCGAATCGTTCAATACGGGCTTTTTGTTTCGTAGACCTTGCCTGCGCGCCCCGCCGAATCCATGCCAAATCACGGCGTAATAAATTTTGTTTTTTCTCGAGCGTCGCTGCCTGCTGCTCTTCACGTTCGGCTTTTAGTTCTAAGAAGCGGCTATAATTACCCACATAACTATAAAGCACTCCCTTATCAAGCTCAAGCATACGTTGGACAACACGATCCAAAAAATAGCGATCATGCGTAATCATAAGTAAAGCGCCCTTACGACTGTTCAGATACTGTTCCAGCCACATGACAGCCGTAAAATCAATGTGATTCGTAGGCTCATCAAGAATAAGCAAATCACAAGGCTGAATCAAAGACGTAGCCAGAGCCACCCTTTTTCTTTGTCCACCCGAAAGAGTTCCCATAACTGCTGAAAAATTTCCAATACCGAGCTTGGTCAAAATAGTCTTTGCTTCACTTTCCAATTGCCAGCCGTCCGCTTCATCGACTTTAGCCGATAAGGCAATCAACTTATCCTGCAGCACCTGATTCTGCCCTTCATGCTGCAATCTTTCAAGAGCGATCTCATATTCACGCAGCGACTTCATGACAGGTAGTGAGCCGCGAAAAACTTCTTCCAACACAGTTGCCTGATCATCAAAATTCGGATTTTGCGGTAAATACTGAACACAAGCATGACTGTTGACTGTGATAAGACCGCTATCAGGCGTTTCTAGGCCGGCAATCAATTTAAGCAATGTTGATTTACCTGTACCATTAACACCAATTAAACCAACCTTTTCCCCTTCATCAATATGAAAGGTAATATTATCGAACAGATTTTTTTCACTAAAACCCTTGGTGACTTTTTCACAAGCTACGATATTCATCATTCTTTATTCTCCCTGTCTAATAAACCCGCAACAAGCTGCAGCTTAGCTTGACGCCCCAACTTTTTAATTTGTGCCTCCCGTTTCAAAGCCTCGCTGGGACTTACGCATTCTTCATAGTAGACTAGCCTAACAGGCAGGCGACTGCGTGTATAACGGGCCCCTTTCCCTTTATTGTGCGTGGCTACACGTTTTGTCAAATCCGTTGTCCAACCAGTATACAACGTTTTATCTGAACAGGCTAATAGATACACGTAATTCAAAATTTACTCCACCGTAATTTTCTTAATCACGACATTTTGCAAGGGTCGATCATTGTCACCCGTCTTAACCTTACCAATAGCCTGAACAACATCGAGTCCCTCAATAACCTTACCAAAAACAGCATGGTGATTATTCAGCCAAGGCGTAGGTGCCAAGGTAATGAAGAACTGGGAGCCCCCTGTATTCGGACCGGCGTTAGCCATGGAAATAATTCCTGCTGAATCATGTTTAAGATCCGGATTAAATTCATCCTTAATTGTATAGCCAGGACCACCTGTCCCGTTACCGTTGGGATCACCGCCTTGAATCATAAATCCATCAATAACACGATGAAAAGTCAGTCCATCATAAAACTGCTTATTTACTAAATCAATAAAATTTTTCGTTGTTAAAGGAGCCTTATCCTCAAACAGCTGCACCTTAAAAACTCCAAGGGATGTATCAAATGTAGCCACGCGATTTTTCCCTGTTCCTTGTCCACTATTTAGCTCATTTGTCGAAGGAGTCCCTGAATTACTAAAACAGCCGCTCATAAAAACAATATTCACTAGACAAACTACCAAAAAACTATAAAAACTTTTTTTCATATTTTCCCCTACCTTTCATTCTTTATCTACCTTATTCTGTGCCTATTGCTTCTTTCCTACTACAGCTTGCAAATTATGTTCGCTTTTTACCTTATCTGATAATTTCGAAAGATAATGATTGAACGCATTGACATCTGCTATCTGTAATTTTATAATTATTATATTGTGCACAAAGTTATTCTACCAGTAGACATTTATGAAAAGAGGGAGAATTATGTTTAACCAAAAAAAGCGTCATTTTACTACCTTCCTGCTTTCAGGCATCTTAGCGGCATCACTCCTGACAGGTTGTGGCAGCCAGCAATCAGCAAACGAAATTAAATTGGGTGCCGATTTAGAAATGACAGGAAACAATGCCACATTTGGCCAGTCAGCAGCAAATGGAGCCAAACTAGCAATTAAACAAGTCAATGCTAATGGCGGTGTACTCGGAAAACAACTCAGTCTTGTTGTAGCAGACAACAAAAGCGAAGCCGCCGAAGCAGCAAATGCCATGCAAAAACTAATTACCCAGGATAAAGTTGTTGCTGTCATCGCTCCAATTGCCTCCTCAAGTGTTGTCGCAGCGTCTCAAGTCAATCAGGACAACAAGGTGCTAGCCATTAGCCCAACAGCATCAAATCCCAAAGTAACAGTTGATCCCAGTACAGGCAAAGTACGTGATTTTCTATTCCGCGCCGCCTTTATCGATCCCTTCCAAGGCTCGGTCATGGCAAACTTTGCCATGAAATCACTTCATGCTAAAACAGCTGTTTTGTATCTCGACAAATCCAGTGACTATGCCATAGGCCTGGGACAATTTTTTAAAGAAACGTTTGAAAAAAATGGTGGAACCATCTTAGATGAAGAAGCCTACTTAGCCAAAGACACTGATTTTAAAGCTACCTTAACCAAAATGAAATCACTCAATCCCGATGTCGTCTTCCTGCCTGGTTATTATCAGGAAGTAGGCATGATTATTAAGCAAAGCCGTGAACTTGGTTTAAATATGCCATTTTTGGGTGGTGACGGCTGGGATTCAGCTAAATTACCGGAAATAGCCGGCAAAACAGCCTTAAATAATACGTTTTTCAGTAATCACTACTCACCAGATGACAATAGTCCGGCTGTAAAATCCTTTGTAGAAAGTTACAAACAAGAATACGGACAAACGCCGGACGCATTTGCAGCTCTCTCTTACGATGCCACTATGATGGTCATCGAAGCCATGAAAGCCGCCAATAGTGCAGATCCTGTTAAAATTAAAGATCAACTAGCCAAAACGAAAGATTATGCGGCCGTATCAGGAATGATCAGTCTTAATGAAACACATGACGCCGTAAAAAGTGCCGTCATCATCGAAATGAAAGACGGTCTACAGACCTTCCGTGAAAAAGTAAATCCTGAAAAATAAAAGCTCAAAAAAAGTGCGGGGAAGCATAAATTATGCTCCACGCACTTTTTTTATTGAATCACCATAATCAATCCCGCTCTGGAACAATCTCCAGCCAATATCCATCAGGATCGGCAATAAAATAAATCCCCATCGCAACATTTTCGTAACAAATACAATCCATTTCCTTATGATGAGCATGAGCCGCTGCAAAGTCAGCCGTAACAAAAGCCAGATGAATTTCATTATCACCTAAATTATAAGGCTTTTGACGATCACGCAGCCACGTTAATTCAAGCTTATGTTCTGTCTTGCCATCACCAAGATAAACTAGAATAAAGCTGCCGTCTGCGGCCTCTTTGCGTCTGACTTCCTTTAAATCCAAAGCCTCTTTATAAAAAGACAAGCTTTTCTCCAAATTGAACACATTTAAGTTGTTATGAGCAAAACGAAAATTCATACTAAAATCACTCTCCTATGTCTCATGTCTTAACATTTGTGTAAATCTCGCGCCCCTTCAGCAGCTGCCAACACTTCATCAACTGTTCCACCAATAGAAGCCTGCACAACAGCAGCAACAGCGCCCTCAACAATAGGGGCATCGGCAATTTTAACATTTCTTCTGACTTCCTCATCAAGAAATTCCAAAGCTGTTTCACTACTCATCACAGCACTACCCAAGTCAGCCAGAATAACAACTCCTGCATCTGTTTGCGCCTCACGGACAGCCTCGCTAATGCGCAAGGCATCTGTGCCGATGGAGCCATCTTCAAGACCGCCGGCAGCAATAATTTTCAGGTCAGGCATGGCCATCTGAGCCGCCAATTCCTTGATTCCTTCTGCAATTTTCACATGATGAGACACAAGAACAATCCCAACCATTAAACCGCCTCCTTACTGCCATCACAAAATTGCGTGAGTGCCTGTAACATAATAAAAGATGATGTAGCACCCGGATCCTGGTGGCCTAAACTCCGTTCACCTAAATAACTGGCCCGACCTTTCGTGGCAATAATGGTCTTGGTGAATTCAATGCCCTGCTGTGCAGCATCACAGGCGGCATGCAAACATTCCGGCAAGGATTTTCCCGCCTCAAAAGTCTTTTGAAAAGCATCCTGCGCTGGTTCCAGCGCATCAAGCATCGTCTTTTCGCCACGACTGGCCTTACCTCGATCCTTAATGCCTTTAATTGCTGCCTGAAACATAAGCAGCGCTGTTTGTCCATCAATCACTTCTTTTCCTGCGCTTGGTACAGCCGCACGCAAAAAAGCCGTTCCATAAAGGGGGCCCGATGCCCCGCCAACAGTAGAAATCAGTGTCATTCCAACAAGCTTCATTATTGCTCCAACTTCTTGGATCATCGTACCAGTCTTGAGTTTGACTACAACGGCTTCAAACCCCCGCGCCATATTGAGTCCATGATCGCCATCACCAATGGCCGAATCCAAGTCTGTTAGATATTGCTTATTTTTGATAATTGCTTCGCCTACTGCAATAAGCGCTGCTGCTAAATCACCCACACCCGTCAACCTCCAATCTAAAATTGCACCCAAGCCGGCGTATCTGCCGGAGCAAGTAATAATGATTTTAATTCTTCATCCAATTTGAGAACAGAAACAGAGAGTCCAGCCATTTCCAATGAAGTCATGTAATTGCCCACAAAAGTTTTTGCAACTTGAATACCCTTAGCTGCTAAAATTTCAGCAACCTTACGGTTGGCCACATATAATTCCATCAACGGCGTCCCCCCCAGTCCATTTACAAGTACAGCTACCTCTTCGCCAGACTGAACAGGCATATCAGCAAAAATTTTATCAAGCAAATGCATCACAATTTCGTCAGCCGAACGAATGGCTTCGCGATGCGTACCCGGTTCGCCATGAATCCCCATGCCAATTTCCATTTCATTCTCATCAAGCACAAAACTGGGCTTCCCAGCTGCCGGAACGGTACAAGGTGCCAAAGCCATGCCCATGGATCGAACATTGGCAATGACTTTTGCGGCCACCCCTTTGACTTCCGCTAAATTACCACCAGTCTCAGCCTTAGCTCCGGCTAATTTATGTACAAATAATGTCCCAGCAATCCCCCGGCGACCTGTCGTCCATGTGCTGTTTTCCACAGCCACATCATCATCGACAATGACCTTATCCAATTGAATTCCGTCCGCTTCAGCCAACTCAGCAGCCATTTCAAAATTCAATACATCGCCTGTATAATTTTTAATGACAAGTAGTACACCTTTACCACCATTTACAGCCTTAATGGCTTCATATATTTGGTCCGGCGTGGGTGACGTAAATACCGCTCCGGCAACAGCACCATCTAGCATTCCTTTGCCAACAAAGCCACCATGTGCAGGTTCATGGCCGCTGCCACCGCCACTCACTAAAGCCACTTTTTCCGTAGCTCCGCCAGCCCTTACTAATACATCAAATCCCGGCAATCTCTTCACATATTGTGGATGAGCGGCAACCATGCCTTCCAACATTTCCTCCACGACTTGTTCCGGTACATTCATAATCTTTTTCATTTCTTTCTCCTCCAGCTTTTTATAATATTTTTGAATACCATAAAATCATCTAGACGAAAAATACTATCATAATGTTCTTAATTATTTCGGTAATTATTATAGAATTCCTGCTATTTCCAGACAAGGATATGCTTTCAAATTATATAACAACTTTCAATGCAAATTTTATCGTAATCTATAACAAATAGTCTATGAAAATAAATGTCAACGTGTTAATATATCTTTATATCCTAACTCCTTTTTTAAGGCGTTAGGCTTGTTTTTATATAATAGCCAAACAAATGGATGAGGTGTATACATGGGTTATGATTTTTCAATGGAAACGACCACTTTAATTATCGTGATGGTTACGTCTTTTGTGACCCCCTTTAGCGGCAGTGCCATCACACTCGCTTTGCCAGCAATCGGTACGGAATTTCACGGCGGCGCCTTACTATTAAGCTGGGTAGTCGCGGCCTTTTTACTTTCGACAGCAGCCTTTTTACTCCCCTTCGGGCGACTGTCCGATATTATAGGTCGCAAAAAAGTCTTTATTTTCGGTGTTGCCTTATTCGCTATTTCATCACTTTTTTCCGGCTTCGCCTGGTCCATCGAAGCACTGATCATTTTCCGCATGATTCAGGGAATTGCTAGTGCCATGATTTTCAGCACAGGGATGGCCATTGTCGCTTTAGTATATCCGGCCGAAAAACGCGGCAAAGCCATGGGACTTATTTCAGCTTCCATTTATATTGGCCTGTCACTTGGACCGGTACTTGGCGGATTACTTAACTATTATCTTGGCTGGCGCAGTATTTTTTATTTTACCACACTGCTCAGCGTCTTTACTACCTTGCTAACCCTTTGGCGCCTAAAAGGCGAATGGATTTCAAGCAAAGGAGAGAAATTTGACAAAGTCGGCAGCTTTAGTTATATGATCGCCCTCGTTTCCACTTTGTATGGTCTTTCAGAAGTCGCCAGATTGGAATGGGCTAAATATATTCTGGGACTGGGACTGTGTCTATTGCTATTGTTTCTTTATTATGAATCCAAACAGGAATACCCGCTATTTCCTATCCGGTTATTTCTCAGCAATCGGGTTTTTGCTTTTTCTAATTTAGCCGCCATGATCAATTATAGTGCCACTTTTGCCATTGGATTTTTACTGTCTCTCTATCTTCAGGTTATCATGGGTTATGATTCACAAATATCCGGCTTGATTTTATTATCACAGCCACTGATTATGGCGTTATTTTCCCCCTTTGCCGGATCACTGTCTGATCGCATCGAACCGGCCATTGTTTCCTCTTGGGGCATGGCTTTAAGTACACTCGGACTATCCTTTTTTATTTTTGTCACCCCGCAAACTTCCTTATGGATCATCATAGCCAGTCTGGCTTTAATCGGTCTGGGCTTTGCTCTCTTTGCCTCACCCAATAACAATGCCATTATGGGATCCGTGGAAAAAAGCTTTTATGGAGCCGCCGCTTCTTCACTCGGTACCATGCGCCTGATCGGACAAGCAGCAAGTATGGCCGTTGTAACCCTACTGTTATCAGGCAATTCCGGTAACATCAACTCAGGGGCCAGCTATATTGAACAGCTCGCAGGCGAATTTCATTTAGCCTTTATTATTTTCACCGTCATTTGCGGCTTGGGAATTCTTCCTTCATTCGTGAGAGGTAAGGTAACAAGGTAGGCGCTATTCATAATGAAAAAGCACTCAAAAACGAGTGCTTTTTTTATATTATATAATTTCTTTGTCTACAATACCTAACACTTCATCCAGCTTTTTTAGTTCTTCTGTCAATTGTTCTTCCGTAATAATCAAGGGGGGAGCCACAAGTACCATATTTTCATGAGAATAAGTCATAAAATTCCGCTGCTCGAGCATCTTAACAATGCTCCCCATGATGCCTTGCGGATCTTCACCATATTCCACTAAGGGCTCTCTCGTTGTCTTGTCCTTAACAAGCTCGACTGCTGCAAACAGACCAATATAACGGACATCCCCGACACAGGCATGCTTTTCTTTCGTTTTCTCCAGCAAAGTTCCCAAGAGTTTTCCAACCTTCTGCACATTACCCAAAACATCATGTTCTCGGTAATAATTCAGTGTTGCCACACCTGCAGCGCAGGCGAGGGGGTGACCACTGTAAGTAAGACCGCAAAGAAGCGTGTGATCCTCAAAATAGGCTGCAATCTTCTTGCTGACAGCCACACCACCAAGCGGTACATAACCACAGGTAATGCCTTTAGCAAAGGTTACTATATCCGGTTGAATCCCCCAATGTTCAAAAGCAAACATCTTGCCTGTTCTACAATACCCCGCCATGACTTCATCACAAATCATCATAATGCCATAATCATCACAAATTTTACGTACACCTTGTAAATATCCATCAGGTGGAATAATCACACCGTTAGAACCCGTAATGGTTTCCAGTACAATGGCCGCCACATTTTGCGTTCCTTCATAACGCACCTGTTCACGCAATTTCGCCACGTAATACGCAGCGGCTTTTTCACTGCTTTCAAATTCAAGGGATTCACGATAAACATAGGGGTCAAAAAATTTTACGAATCCTGGAATGCCTGGCTCCAATGGATAACGTCGAGGTTCCCCAGTCAAATTGCCCGCACCGTAAGTAGAACCATGATAACTCCGATAACGGCTTAACACCTTATTACGTCCTGTAACCATGCGCGCCATCTTCACTGCATTTTCATTGGCATCAGCTCCGCCGTTGGTAAAAAAGACTTTTCCCATATTAGCGGGAAGTAAATCAATCACCATTTTAGCAAGGATAGAACGGGCTTCCACAGCATAGCTTGGAGCAATAAAGCATAGCTTTTGCGCCTGATCCTGAATGGCTTTAATAATCACCTGATTTCCATGCCCCAAATTCATATTCACAAGTTGTGAAGACATATCTGTATACCTTTTGCCTTCAGCATCCCAGAAATAAATCCCCTCACTTTTGACAACTGGAATGGGATTGAGATTGCCTTGCTTTGACCACGAATGCAAATTATATTGTAAATCCTGTTCTTTTATTTCCTGACCTGTCATCATTTTCTTTCACTCCCCTGAAATTTTTAGTAAATGCTGCGATAAATTGCAACCATTTCTTCATATCGTGCTTTTCGCGGATTCACTTTGGCACTGGCGTTACTGTTCAAATAATTCCGCCAAAGTATCCAGCCCGATGGCCTGTGCAATATTTCTGTACCGACTCGCACTAACGAATTGGTTATATTCTAAAACAGTAGGCAGCAGCATCGCATTGGGATGTTTTCTAATAAAGTATAGTCACTGCCAACAATTGCCTTGATCCGTTCCAAAGTTCCATTACGTCTGATTGAACCGGAGCCGATTAAGATCAGTGGTTTCTTGCCGAAAGCACCAAGCTGTTGCCAAGCGAGTCGATAATATCCACATCGGCAAAAATCTTGGGTGTAGACAGAAAAGCAACACTGTGCACAATAAACCTCCTCATAAAACAATGGGGCCTTGTTCTTTCGAACAAAGCCCCATTGCTTATTTTGTCTAGCGTTATTCACATTTCTTGTACCTGATTATAGCATCGCTCCCGTACACGCGCAATGATTTAAAACACAAAGCATTTTGTGCTGAAGCACATAGTCGTCCTGATTTACAAAATATCTTTGATTTTAAAAGCCAACATCATTTTCAATCTCTCCTCAACACTGGCAATATTGCAACCTGTAATTCCCTTAATTTTTCTCAGCTTATAATTAATTGTATTGCGATGCATATAAGTAAGTTTTGCTACAGACTGGACACTGGCATCATTGTCAAGATAGCACTTGAGAGTATTCATATAATCCGTACCATGAGCATTGTCACAATCGGCAAGTCGGCCCAAAGTATCCTGATATATTTCACGCAATACATTTTTGTCTTCAGTGGAAAGTAAAATCTTATAAACACCCAGATCCTTATAATAAATCTTACAACAATTATTTTTAACAGCTAAATGCAATACGGATGCGGCCTGTTTATAACTTTTTGCAAGCATTACCAAGCCATTTTCATTCTGCCCGATACCTATATTTAGCTGATAGTGGCGTCCTGTTTTTTGATAATAATCGATAATTCGATTAATACAGGTAGCTATTTCGTCCTCTTCAAACTTTGCAAAGATAATAGTCAAACGATTATCTTGCATAAAAATACTATACTTTTCGCTCATACGGTTAATAATATTTTCGGCATAAAGCCGAACAGCTGCAATATTACTCTTCGCACTAGCAGTTTGTTCTGAACGAATATCAAACACTACAGCACAATAGGACCAAGCAATTTGAAAACCATGACGCTCTAACTGTGCTTGATATTTAGAAAGATCCTCTGGAAAGAAGAGCGCGTTTTTAAAGGCACTTGACACACTCATCTCGGTTTGCTCACTATTAATAATTTGGCGACAAAAATCCCGCGTCACATCCACCAGGCGTATATCCCACGGAAGCGTAAACAAGGGAAAATTGGTCTGCCTACAATAGGCTACAGTTTCTTCGGGAATCGCCTGAATATACGGGCCAATATTCACCACCAGCCCGCTGGCTTTATTATGAGTCAAACCTTGCACAAAACCACTAAGCCAAGTTGCATCAGAGTGACCAATTCCAGTAGTAAACACCAGTTCATTGCCACGTAAAAAGGTTGCAACTTGCTCATCCTCTATCATATGAACCCATTGAATAATATTTTCCAGTCCGCCGTCCCCTGCAATCAATTGCATTTGATAGGTTTGCTCGGCCTTTTTGCGAATTTTTTCCAATCTGATCGTCATAATATCTCACCCGATAAGATTTGTCTTCTAAACTATTATACATGCGCCTTAATGCTAGATAAAGCAGCAGCAAACTGGTGGAATTCACTGGCAAAAAGAACATCACATGCAACAGAAAATAAAACAGCCAGCGTAATACACCCTGTAAACAGTGCTGGAGTCTTTAACTTAAATATCCATCGTTGAGCTAAATCGACCAACGAATTCTTTCGGATAAATGTCAAAGGTACTAATTCTCTTGTCGGTAGTAATGCCGGTACATTGCTTGGCACAATAACTTGATCCCGGATTTTTTCAAATTCTAAATCAACGATTTCCAAAAGCCCCGCTAAACGCGAAAAATTCCGACGTGTTTCATAAGATACCAGAGCCTTCCTTTTATATTCCAAATCATGCTCAATCTCAGCCCATGCATGTTGTAAAATAGAACGAATTTGGATTTCCACCTTGCAGCCTGCAAACTTTTGATATTCTTTTAGTTGCAGCCGTTCATCCGATAGCGTAACAATCAAGTGCAAAGACAGATAGCCAAATCGATCAGGTGCTAAGACTTTTCGCTTATCAATAGAATTATCCACATCAATAGCAAATTCTTTTTGAATAAAATCTGCCACCTGATTCACTTCATCTTCAAAATATGTAATAATGCGAATCCCACATAAATCAGTAATATCTTGCAAGTGGGCATAGCTTTTATTTGAGTTAACCAGTTTATTTTTGAGACTTGATTCTTCCTTCACTCGAGATACAACAGAATGAACACGTATGTTTTGTTCCTGTAACAGAATCGACATTAACGACTCCATGCGTCCTGTAAACTCTTGATAGAAAGAATAGTTTTGCCGATATGTTTCGATGATCTCTGACATAAATCGTTCATCTCCTGCTATAAAAAAATAATTCTTGATAGACAGGAATATTATACTACTTATTGATGACATAATTGTGACAAAACTAGACGAAAGTAAAAAAATACTGCTAAAATAGTCCCCATACAAAAATAGAAAAGCAGCCTTAGCCTTGCTTTACACAAAGGTTGAGACTGCCTGTTTGCCGTTACCAGTGATGCAGTTTTCCCTAGCTAATTTTAAAAACAAAAATGACTATTATCAATTAGCAGGCAGATAGTTGTTTCTTATGTTCCTCTCATGTAGCTTTTAAATTCTACAATCGAAAAACTTTTTATAGTCAGTTATTTACGAAAACGACCTTAAAACCATCCATCCGAAGATTTGTTTCTAATGCTTCTGTCATTTCTGTTAAAGGTAACCGATGGGTAATTAGCTTATCAATAGGAAGACCAATTTCTTTAGCCCGTTTTAAGA containing:
- a CDS encoding PucR family transcriptional regulator, whose product is MTIRLEKIRKKAEQTYQMQLIAGDGGLENIIQWVHMIEDEQVATFLRGNELVFTTGIGHSDATWLSGFVQGLTHNKASGLVVNIGPYIQAIPEETVAYCRQTNFPLFTLPWDIRLVDVTRDFCRQIINSEQTEMSVSSAFKNALFFPEDLSKYQAQLERHGFQIAWSYCAVVFDIRSEQTASAKSNIAAVRLYAENIINRMSEKYSIFMQDNRLTIIFAKFEEDEIATCINRIIDYYQKTGRHYQLNIGIGQNENGLVMLAKSYKQAASVLHLAVKNNCCKIYYKDLGVYKILLSTEDKNVLREIYQDTLGRLADCDNAHGTDYMNTLKCYLDNDASVQSVAKLTYMHRNTINYKLRKIKGITGCNIASVEERLKMMLAFKIKDIL
- a CDS encoding GTP pyrophosphokinase codes for the protein MSEIIETYRQNYSFYQEFTGRMESLMSILLQEQNIRVHSVVSRVKEESSLKNKLVNSNKSYAHLQDITDLCGIRIITYFEDEVNQVADFIQKEFAIDVDNSIDKRKVLAPDRFGYLSLHLIVTLSDERLQLKEYQKFAGCKVEIQIRSILQHAWAEIEHDLEYKRKALVSYETRRNFSRLAGLLEIVDLEFEKIRDQVIVPSNVPALLPTRELVPLTFIRKNSLVDLAQRWIFKLKTPALFTGCITLAVLFSVACDVLFASEFHQFAAALSSIKAHV